In a single window of the Nakaseomyces glabratus chromosome B, complete sequence genome:
- a CDS encoding putative phosphotransferase (CAGL0B01727g~Ortholog(s) have D-ribulokinase activity and role in pentose metabolic process): protein MGYYIGVDVGSGSVRACVVDDQGAMLSMATRDISKEEKLPGHVTQSSNEIWDAVCYCVKSAIGNSNVNNGDILGIGFDATCSLVVLNKDSFEPVAAGPNFDNNNQNIIMWMDHRAIEETKEINRSGDPCLKYVGGQMSVEMEIPKIKWLKNHMAPEEFKKLVFMDLPDYLTFMASGVNTRSYCSAVCKQGFLPKGVEGSSKGWSTEFLTKIGLEEISQSNFNALGGPNESGNFTYAGNQLSTVSESFIKSTNINPGCIVGSGIIDAYAGWIGTVASSTIEVPNNKEVVDIEECAGRLAAVAGTSTCHIVLSKTSIFVPGVWGPYRDVLVPDYWCAEGGQSFTGALLAHILSIHPSANELSNLVKQRNVDKFSFLNNYILELSRKNNLETPLLLTKDFFLYGDYHGNRSPIADPNMRAAIIGQSMDTSMDDLARTYLAACEFIAHQTKHIIDTLMNAGHTIKAIYMSGGQCRNNILMQLIANCTGLPLIIPKYIDSAVVFGSAILGAMAYSSSKNNSDKGGADLLWSTMSNMTPDGTTVFPATEDSIERKLINVKHKIFLDMAKTQQTYRQLVENAIR, encoded by the coding sequence atgggATATTATATCGGTGTAGATGTTGGTTCTGGGTCGGTTCGTGCTTGTGTAGTCGATGACCAAGGTGCAATGCTCTCCATGGCTACTAGAGATATAAGTAAGGAGGAGAAACTGCCCGGACATGTAACACAATCTTCCAATGAGATATGGGATGCTGTATGTTACTGTGTTAAGAGTGCTATTGGCAACTCCAATGTCAATAACGGTGACATTCTCGGAATAGGATTTGATGCCACTTGTTCTCTAGTTGTTCTAAATAAAGATAGCTTCGAGCCTGTCGCTGCTGGACCAAATTTCGATAACAACAACCAGAACATAATTATGTGGATGGACCATCGTGCTATTGAAGAGACCAAAGAAATTAACAGGAGTGGTGATCCCTGTTTAAAATACGTCGGTGGTCAAATGTCTGTTGAGATGGAAATCCCAAAAATCAAATGGCTAAAAAATCATATGGCACCCGAAGAGTTCAAGAAGCTAGTATTTATGGACCTTCCAGACTATTTGACTTTTATGGCATCGGGGGTTAACACAAGATCATATTGTTCTGCCGTTTGTAAGCAAGGTTTTTTGCCAAAAGGAGTAGAGGGTTCAAGTAAAGGATGGTCAACTGAGTTCCTAACTAAGATAGGATTGGAAGAGATATCGCAATCTAATTTTAATGCACTTGGTGGTCCAAATGAAAGCGGTAACTTTACATACGCCGGTAATCAACTCTCAACGGTAAGCGAGTCATTTATCAAATCTACAAACATTAACCCAGGTTGTATTGTAGGTTCTGGTATCATTGATGCTTATGCAGGTTGGATAGGCACTGTAGCATCTTCTACTATTGAAGTtccaaataataaagaagtGGTGGATATAGAAGAGTGTGCTGGAAGATTGGCTGCGGTAGCAGGCACATCAACCTGTCATATAGTTCTatcaaaaacttcaatttttgtGCCCGGAGTTTGGGGTCCTTATCGTGATGTTTTAGTTCCAGACTACTGGTGTGCAGAGGGAGGTCAAAGTTTTACAGGCGCATTACTAGCACACATACTATCCATTCATCCATCAGCAAATGAACTTTCAAATTTAGTCAAACAGAGAAATGTTGACAAGTTTTCGTTCTTAAACAACTACATTTTGGAGTTGTCAAGAAAGAATAACCTGGAAACACCACTTTTATTGACGAaagatttttttctttatggAGACTACCATGGAAATAGGTCACCAATTGCAGACCCTAATATGAGGGCTGCCATAATAGGTCAATCTATGGATACATCAATGGATGACTTGGCTAGAACATATCTGGCAGCGTGTGAATTTATTGCACATCAAACTAAACATATAATCGACACTTTAATGAATGCTGGACACACAATTAAAGCCATTTATATGTCTGGTGGTCAATGTCGTAATAACATATTAATGCAACTTATTGCCAACTGTACCGGTTTGCCTCTGATTATtccaaaatatatagataGTGCTGTTGTTTTTGGCTCAGCAATCCTTGGCGCAATGGCTTATTCGTCAAGTAAGAACAATTCTGATAAAGGAGGAGCTGATTTATTATGGTCAACAATGAGCAACATGACACCAGATGGTACGACTGTATTTCCTGCCACTGAAGACAGCATTGAAAGGAAATTAATCAATGTTAAACATAAGATATTCTTAGACATGGCAAAAACCCAGCAAACATACAGACAACTAGTTGAAAATGCGATTAGGTAA
- the FOB1 gene encoding replication fork barrier binding protein FOB1 (CAGL0B01771g~Ortholog(s) have rDNA spacer replication fork barrier binding activity): protein MVKSAKKTGTQDVDAIMKMNGTNLPSERPKFDIDGFRATKRRPAGTSNMSSTELELYNKFVMPALDETYEDYLVGEDSTIDVDFLKRGEKDMRRFAEGLAGKLTQETYTLLMNNNLTMETVMKAMNIWPPNAAETKYSNLIKRFYKDKEGNIRDAKVDNNIVLEPDKLFNLILTAHLKNGHLKTAVLFQCLREVYANCTRDFVQTALFYCNRCNPDRYIKPIEKVRHRNINEELLPLERVHIEVFAPFEKEEGDIKQEDSQNPYIKIEGKYSHVFYCRDFRTRYVWCFPLKNMKFKTLVDNIATFFMTVLYDPPIFVESSTIDRDDLKEIFELLASKYGLKLGLGFANFTKFHAQGIKRFKTHLHRAKSECADDWLMCLKQGTYSANRVIERQLGKASNILFTELMGQFERDMRKKKLKYIEQSFSENIKTYPKSGGCIFIEHVQDYEKTMESIDRTGTYKSGRKADQLPAEDTPTSHEPVANTTAINNRSTKANKLNGPNLRKRTKEITEIPMSDSDDDEPKSKRKTRSRTRTRR from the coding sequence ATGGTGAAAAGCGCCAAGAAGACTGGGACGCAAGATGTCGATGctataatgaaaatgaatgGTACCAACCTTCCCTCTGAAAGACCAAAGTTTGATATAGATGGCTTTAGAGCAACTAAGAGGCGACCTGCGGGGACATCAAATATGTCTAGCACAGAATTGGAGCTCTACAACAAGTTTGTAATGCCAGCTCTAGATGAGACCTATGAGGATTATCTGGTTGGAGAAGATAGTACTATTGATGTTGACTTTCTGAAACGTGGTGAAAAAGATATGAGAAGATTTGCAGAAGGTCTAGCAGGAAAATTAACTCAGGAAACTTACACTTTACTTATGAACAACAACTTAACAATGGAAACTGTGATGAAAGCGATGAACATATGGCCACCAAATGCAGCCGAAACAAAATATTCCAATTTAATAAAACGGTTTTATAAGGATAAGGAAGGAAATATTCGAGATGCTAAAGtggataataatattgtttTGGAGCCTGATAAACTTTTTAACTTAATTCTAACTGCACATCTAAAAAATGGCCATCTGAAAACAGCTGTTTTGTTTCAATGTCTGAGAGAGGTATATGCAAACTGTACAAGAGATTTTGTACAAACAgcattattttattgtaaTCGCTGTAATCCGGATAGGTACATTAAACCAATAGAAAAGGTACGGCATAGAAATATCAATGAAGAGTTACTACCCTTAGAAAGAGTACACATAGAAGTGTTTGCTCCgtttgagaaagaagaaggagatATAAAGCAAGAGGATAGTCAAAATCCATACATAAAGATTGAAGGAAAATATTCTCATGTATTTTATTGTAGGGATTTTAGGACTAGATATGTCTGGTGTTTCCCGCTTAAGAATATGAAATTTAAAACATTAGTTGACAACATTGCTACTTTTTTTATGACGGTGTTGTATGATCCACCTATATTTGTTGAGTCCTCAACTATTGACAGGGATGATTTAAAGGAGATATTTGAACTGCTGGCCTCGAAATACGGACTAAAACTTGGGCTGGGATTTGCCAACTTTACCAAGTTTCATGCTCAAGGCATAAAGAGATTCAAGACACATTTGCACCGGGCAAAATCCGAATGTGCCGATGATTGGCTCATGTGTTTAAAACAAGGCACTTACTCTGCCAATCGTGTAATAGAAAGACAACTAGGTAAAGCTAGTAATATCTTATTCACAGAACTAATGGGCCAATTCGAGAGGGATATgaggaaaaagaaactaaaATACATCGAGCAATCCTTCTCCGAAAATATTAAGACATATCCTAAATCAGGAGGTTGTATATTTATTGAACATGTTCAGGACTACGAGAAGACAATGGAATCAATCGATCGTACAGGTACTTATAAGAGCGGGAGAAAGGCTGATCAATTGCCAGCAGAAGACACACCAACTAGCCACGAACCAGTGGCCAATACTACAGCAATTAATAACAGATCAACTAAAGCAAACAAACTAAATGGTCCGAACTTGAGGAAAAGGACTAAAGAGATCACTGAGATACCAATGAGTGACAGTGACGATGACGAACCAAAATCAAAACGAAAAACAAGATCAAGGACAAGGACCAGAAGATAA
- the MRX14 gene encoding mitochondrial 54S ribosomal protein bL34m (CAGL0B01793g~Ortholog(s) have mitochondrion, nucleus localization), which produces MFKFGIGLFRNAPVTLKLNIQNRPISMLSSSFGVLRPMNLTPGNGMIGKNSVSLIRNEISSGTSFSSILTLFPLQRRWKSRGNTYQPSTLKRKRKFGFLARMTNKRTAKIIKRRKEKGRWYLTH; this is translated from the coding sequence ATGTTCAAATTTGGCATAGGGCTTTTCAGAAATGCACCAGTGACTCTCAAACTAAACATACAAAACCGTCCGATATCTATGCTCTCTTCCTCATTTGGTGTTCTGAGACCAATGAATCTCACACCAGGTAATGGTATGATTGGAAAAAACTCTGTTAGTTTGATTAGAAATGAGATCAGTAGTGGCACTTCCTTTTCATCCATTCTAACATTATTCCCACTACAAAGGAGATGGAAATCCAGAGGTAACACATATCAACCAAGTACattgaaaaggaaaaggaaGTTTGGATTCTTGGCAAGGATGACCAACAAAAGGACTGCAAAGATAATAAAGagaaggaaagaaaagggTAGATGGTACTTGACCCATtaa
- the MRPL1 gene encoding mitochondrial 54S ribosomal protein uL1m (CAGL0B01815g~Ortholog(s) have structural constituent of ribosome activity and mitochondrial large ribosomal subunit, nucleolus localization) has protein sequence MLRIGSKVRYCNANRVIFNSALFGRRLLATEAAPIPQAAAPTLTKEQAKKREMKRLALKKAEAKKPANIHPLYMPIPLALRYLRSAEVGRPTQHQTITVTTLVVADKGNAALAGNILFPHPLKQMKIAIFSSNKEKLDELKSKYSKQVKIAGGEDMIADIKSGKIKVDGVNKVFATPEIFPTIASQLGRVLGPKGLMPNLKKQHQNTVGEDLDSLIEENLGQVSFRQRGNSLSVSVGRCNFSDRDILENIIAVRNAFKQSVSSQVAKKPSILGKTTISTTAGPGIVIDFQ, from the coding sequence ATGCTACGAATTGGTTCCAAGGTCAGGTATTGTAATGCCAATAGGGTTATTTTTAACTCTGCATTGTTTGGGAGACGTCTTTTGGCAACTGAGGCTGCCCCAATCCCTCAGGCTGCGGCCCCAACATTAACAAAAGAACAAGCCaaaaagagagaaatgAAGAGACTGGCGCTGAAGAAAGCTGAGGCAAAGAAGCCAGCCAATATACACCCATTATATATGCCTATTCCATTAGCATTAAGATATCTAAGATCCGCCGAGGTTGGAAGACCTACCCAACATCAAACAATAACAGTTACTACCCTTGTTGTCGCTGACAAAGGTAATGCTGCATTGGCTGGAAATATATTGTTCCCCCACCCACTGaaacaaatgaaaattgCAATCTTTAGCTCTAACAAGGAAAAATTAGATGAATTGAAGAGTAAATACTCGAAGCAAGTCAAGATTGCTGGAGGAGAAGATATGATTGCTGACATCAAGAGCGGTAAGATAAAGGTCGACGGCGTGAACAAAGTTTTTGCAACACCAGAAATTTTTCCAACAATTGCTAGTCAGCTGGGTAGAGTATTAGGCCCAAAGGGTTTAATGCCAAACTTAAAGAAGCAACACCAAAATACAGTTGGCGAGGACCTAGATTCTTTGATTGAAGAAAACTTAGGACAAGTTTCATTCAGACAACGTGGTAATTCATTATCTGTTAGTGTTGGTCGTTGCAATTTCAGTGATAGAGATATATTAGAGAATATTATTGCTGTTAGAAACGCTTTCAAGCAGAGTGTTAGTTCTCAAGTAGCCAAAAAGCCAAGTATACTGGGCAAAACAACCATTTCGACCACAGCAGGACCTGGTATCGTGATCGATTTCCAATAA